A single region of the Hoeflea prorocentri genome encodes:
- a CDS encoding YdcH family protein translates to MAIHARLETLEKKHGALEEELHLALNHPSYDDTTINDIKRRKLRLKDEIERLRGEMSETSRMELN, encoded by the coding sequence ATGGCAATCCACGCTCGTCTTGAAACGCTTGAAAAGAAACACGGCGCTCTGGAAGAGGAACTCCATCTGGCTCTCAATCATCCATCTTACGATGATACGACGATAAACGACATCAAGCGGCGCAAGCTACGATTAAAAGACGAGATCGAGCGATTGCGAGGAGAAATGTCTGAAACATCGCGTATGGAGCTGAACTAG